One part of the Hydrogenobacter sp. T-2 genome encodes these proteins:
- a CDS encoding ABC transporter substrate-binding protein, with product MNLILFTLLFIFMFGCTKTEKQQPIKLGVSDWPGWVAWYIGQEKGFFKEVNLNVELVWFNIYTDSINALATGQLDANSQTLSDTLPLIDKEVDLRIILVNDNSAGNDALVVREGIDNVSSLRGKKVAVELGAVDHFFLLYVLESNGMSEKDVNLINMNTQDAAVAMIKGRVDAAALWEPWVTKVVSSNKGKVLISSRETPGLIPDLLVVRAESLNKRREEYQKLVTVWFKIVDFIKNNPEEAASIMANILNIEKDEVLNMMKGIKFFGPEENLLAMSNDKKAEQVSLYESGNLINKYLLRFGITSKSVDINQIIDDSIVKNVIKNAGNK from the coding sequence ATGAATCTCATACTGTTTACTCTTTTGTTTATATTTATGTTTGGATGCACTAAAACCGAAAAACAGCAACCTATCAAGCTGGGCGTCAGCGACTGGCCCGGCTGGGTTGCCTGGTATATAGGTCAAGAAAAGGGGTTCTTCAAAGAAGTTAATTTAAACGTGGAGTTGGTATGGTTCAATATCTACACCGACTCTATCAATGCACTCGCTACAGGACAGCTTGATGCCAATTCCCAAACTCTGAGTGATACATTACCCCTTATAGACAAAGAAGTCGACTTAAGGATAATCTTAGTTAACGATAACTCTGCGGGTAATGATGCTTTAGTAGTTAGAGAAGGTATAGATAACGTAAGCTCATTAAGGGGTAAAAAAGTTGCCGTTGAATTAGGTGCGGTAGATCACTTCTTTCTCCTGTATGTGCTTGAAAGTAATGGAATGAGTGAGAAAGATGTTAACCTTATAAATATGAATACACAAGACGCAGCTGTTGCTATGATTAAAGGAAGAGTAGATGCAGCTGCTTTATGGGAACCGTGGGTTACTAAGGTTGTTAGTTCTAACAAAGGTAAAGTCTTAATTTCCTCTCGTGAAACCCCTGGGCTCATACCAGACTTATTAGTTGTAAGAGCAGAGAGTCTAAACAAAAGAAGAGAAGAGTATCAAAAACTCGTAACTGTATGGTTCAAAATTGTGGATTTTATAAAAAATAATCCAGAAGAGGCAGCATCAATAATGGCAAATATACTAAACATAGAAAAAGATGAAGTTTTGAATATGATGAAAGGTATTAAGTTTTTTGGCCCAGAGGAGAATTTATTGGCAATGTCTAACGATAAAAAAGCAGAACAAGTATCATTGTATGAAAGCGGGAATCTGATAAATAAGTATCTTCTCAGGTTTGGAATTACATCAAAAAGCGTAGATATAAACCAGATCATAGATGATAGTATAGTCAAAAATGTTATTAAAAATGCGGGTAACAAGTAG